From the Nitrospirae bacterium CG2_30_53_67 genome, the window GGGTCAGGCCCAAAGAGATTCTCAAGGAAGGGATGAACCTCCTGATGCAGTACGACTGGCCGGGAAACGTGCGGGAGCTTAAGAACATCGTGGAACGGATCATGATCATGGTGCAGCAAGATACGATCGGACCGGAGAATATTCCCGTGGGGATCCGCGGTGCGGCCGGCAGGGCCAAGGTCATGCATTATTCCGGGACCCTGAGAGAGGCCAGGCAGGAATTTGAGCTGGACTATATCCTCCAGAAGCTTCAGGAGAATGACTGGAATATCTCCCAGACCGCGAAGGTCCTGGAGATCGAGAGAAGCAATCTTCACCGGAAGATCAAAAAACTCGGACTGGAAGAGAAAAGGTCTTCGGGGATGCAGCGCTAACAGGATGCCGCTTCCAGGGGGATCGTGACTTCCCGGGTCAGATCCTCAATGAGATCCTTGACATGGACCAGTTTTTTAATACGCCACCCGTTACTCCCGGAGAAGAACAGCCCGGTATCCACCTTCCCCCATACGGCATCGCCTAATCTATCGGCAATGCAAAAGCCCACCTGTTTGGACTTTTCCCCGTGGTTGCAGACCGAGATGCAGTTGGAGATGCACTGGATTTTTGGAGAGGAGCCTTGCTTGATGGCATGGTGGAGAGGGGTGAGGATGCCTCTTGCAGGATACCCTACCGGGGATTTCATCAGGAAAATATCCTGCTTCCTTGAATTTACGATGACCTGTTTGAATTCATCCGGCGCGTCGCACTCGTAGGTTCCGATGAACCGGGTGGCCATCTGAACACCGGCGGCCCCCTTCGAGATGAACTTTTCGATATCCGCCCTATCCCAGATCCCGCCCGCAGGGATGACCGGGAAGTCGCCCCATTTCCTGGCCTCGTCCAGGACCTTGGGAAAGATATTTTCTAAAGCGTATTCAGGATCTTCACACTGCTCAAACGTATATCCCTGGTGTCCGCCGGACTTGGGTCCTTCCATGACCACCGCATCGGGAAGGCGGTTGTAGCGGCGGAGCCAGCTTTTGCAGATGATGCCGAGAACCCGTGCCGATGAGACAATGGGAATGAGGGCGATATCCGCATCGCCCGCATATTCGGGAAGACGCAACGGGATTCCTGCGCCGGAGATGATCAGATCGGCCCCCGCATCTATCGCATCCCTGACCACCCTTCCGTAATCCGTGATGCAGTACAGGATATTCACCCCGACCGCTCCGTTCCCCTCGGCGATCTCCTTGGCTCGTTTGACAATCCGGATCAGGGATTCGCGATGGTGCAGATTGGCCGGGCTCAACGGCCGCCCCTGGAAAGTCTTCACAAAGTCGGGATACCGATAACCGGTGCAGACCCCTGAGACGATCCCGATGCACCCGTTTTTAGCCACGTTTCCAGCGAGGTTATCCCAGGATATGCCGACCCCCATCCCTCCCTGGATAATCGGACGGGGCACATGGATATTTTTGATTTTCAACGATGGAAGCTTCAATAATGCTCCTGCTTTAAAACATTGATCCTGCAGGTGGGGATGATTGGATACAAATGCGCCTTCTTTTAATTTAAGTTCTTCTCCCATATAGAGGGTAAGAAGGGTTCGAGGATTCCAGGGTTACGCTTCGCGTGCACCGCTTTTCTCTATCCTTGCCGTCTGCGACGGCTACTACACTGAGGTATCTTGGGGTCAAGGGGTCAAGTGTTTGTTTTTCAGTGATTTGATCAGAGCCTTGAGCATTCGCTCAACCTCCTCGATATCACTATCTTTTTCAGGAAATTTTTTTGCTATTTTGTAAATCTCCAAGCATAATTGATAAGACTTCTGCCAAACCGTTAACTACCCTGTAGTATTTGATCGCTTCACTTGACCCCTGGAATCCTTGACCCCTTGACCCCTGATGTTTTCACCCGTTCTTTTGGAGATGATTTTTAATTCGGAAATGCACAATAGCATAATTCATCGCCGTTTCAAAGGAAAAAATCAACGTGAGGCGGAGACATTTATGGACAGGGAGTTGAAGGAACAGGCAGGGTGGTTCAGGGACTGAGAAAGACCTTGAATTAAAGGGATATTACCTGGGCTGGCCCGCCCCGGCCAAGGCCCGGATGAAGGCGTCCACGACCGATGGATCGAACTGTCTCCCCTTGTTCCGGATAAGTTCTTCAACGGCTTCCTTGTCTCCTCTGCCTTTGCGGTGCGACCTGTCATGGCACATGGCCACATAGGCATCGGCAACGGCGATGATCCGGGCTCCGATGGGGATCCTCTCCCCGCGGATCCTGGAGGGATATCCCGAACCGTTAAACCACTCGTGGTGGTGCAGGATGATCAGCCGCTCCCGGTCGAGGAAGCTGACGTGCTGAAGCATGGTCACGCCGATAGCAGGATGTTTCCGGATGCATTCCACGATGATTTGCTATCCATTTAGTCTTTTAGTATCTTTATTTATTTTATCTATCGGATAAAATGGGCCAGAACTTGAGCAGGTCTGGAAAAATCAGGTCAGCCGCCCTGGCCCCGGATTTTTACCTGGATTCTTACAGGAATGGCTTGGCGGGAAGGATGACATGGGGTATACTCCCCGCAGATGAGAAAATTCTTATTTTTCAACTGGATATTACTGGTTGTCATGGGATGCAGCGTGCCGATTGAGAGCGGATTCATCTACTTCCCGGATGCTCATGTGGCCGGCACGCCCTCGGATGTGGGGCTTGCCTATGAGGAGGTCTTTATCCGGACCGGAGACGGGGTCAGGATTTGCGCCTGGTATGTTCCCTGTGAAGGGGCGGAAGCGACCCTGCTCTGGTTTCACGGAAATGCCGGGAACATCGGGGACCGTGTGGAACTGCTCA encodes:
- a CDS encoding 2-nitropropane dioxygenase yields the protein MKLPSLKIKNIHVPRPIIQGGMGVGISWDNLAGNVAKNGCIGIVSGVCTGYRYPDFVKTFQGRPLSPANLHHRESLIRIVKRAKEIAEGNGAVGVNILYCITDYGRVVRDAIDAGADLIISGAGIPLRLPEYAGDADIALIPIVSSARVLGIICKSWLRRYNRLPDAVVMEGPKSGGHQGYTFEQCEDPEYALENIFPKVLDEARKWGDFPVIPAGGIWDRADIEKFISKGAAGVQMATRFIGTYECDAPDEFKQVIVNSRKQDIFLMKSPVGYPARGILTPLHHAIKQGSSPKIQCISNCISVCNHGEKSKQVGFCIADRLGDAVWGKVDTGLFFSGSNGWRIKKLVHVKDLIEDLTREVTIPLEAASC